In Coregonus clupeaformis isolate EN_2021a unplaced genomic scaffold, ASM2061545v1 scaf2932, whole genome shotgun sequence, the genomic stretch agtagccttgtataaccaccattgagctgtaggcctaagagcgcgtcctgtttagtcttaatacggtaacttacttaggcctatgtttcaatataggctactgtatcaaccaatcaatcattaGTTAATGACTTCACACAGCATACGAGACATTAATGCTTTGAAATGTAaccaagcattttagttttaaaattaaATACAGCAAGCTTTGAATAATTTacctaaacaataaataaaccgcaattcacgaatgcatgcaactgtttttagtctgcTGTAAGATAGGctttatatatacagttgaagtcggaagtttacataaacttaggttggagtcattaaaactcgtttttcaaccactccacaaatttcttgttaacaaactatagttttggcaagtcggttaggacatctactttgtgcatgacaagtaatttttccaacaattgtttacagacagattatttcacttataattcactgtatcacaattccagtgggtcagaagtttacatacactaagttgactgtgcctttaaacagcttggaaaattccataaaatgatgtcatggctttagaagcttctgataggctaattgacatcatttgagtcaattggaggtgtacctgtggatgtatttcaaggcctaccttcaaactcagtgcctcttggcttgacatcatgggaaaatcaaaagaaatataGCCAAGTCCTcagaatgtttttgttgttgacctccacaagtctggttcatccttgggagcaatttccaaatgcctgaaggtaccacgttcatctttacaaacaatagtacgcaagtataaacaccatgggaccacgcagccgtcataccgctcaggaaggagacgcgttctgtctcctagagattaacgtactttggtgcaaaaagtgcaaatcaatcccagaccaACAGCAAacggaagatgctggaggaaacaggtaaaaaagtatctatatccacagtaaaacaaaatagacataacctgaaaggccactcagcaaggaagaagccactgctccaaaaccaccataaaaaagccagactacggtttgcaactgcacatggtgacaaagatcgtactttttggagaaatgtcctctggtctgatgaaacaaaatagaactgtttggccataatgaccatctttatgtttggaggaaaagggggaggcttgcaagccaaagaacaccatcccaaccgtgaagcacgggggtggcagcatcatgctgtgggggtgctttgctgcaggagggactggtgcacttcacaaaatagatggcatcatgaggaaggaaaattatgtggatatattgaagcaacatctcaagacatcagtcaggaagttaaagcttggtcgcaaatgggtcttccaaatggacaatgaccccaagcatacttccaaagtcgtggcaaaatggcttaaggacaacaaagtcaaggtattggagtggccatcacaaagccctgacctcaatcctatagaagatttgtgggcagaactgaatgcgtgtgcgagcaaggaggcctacaaacctgactcagttacaccagatctgtcaggaggaatgggccagaattcacccaacttattgtgggaagcttgtggaaggctacccaaaacatttgacccatgttaaacaatttaaaggcaatgctaccaaatactaattgagtttatgtaaacttctgacccactgggaatgtgatgaaataaatattgtgatacagtgaattataagtgaaataatctgtctgtaaacaattgttggaaaaattacttgtgtcatgcacaaagtagatgtcctaactgacttgccaaaactatagtttgttaacaagaaatttgtggagtggttaaaacgagttttaatgactccaacctaagtgtatgtaaacttacgacttcaactgtatatgccaattaggaatgagggggatgattaggtggccatgatggaatgTGGCCAGGTTGGGAGtttagccaggacactggggtgaacactcctactcttacaataagcaCCATGGGATTTTGAtagaccacagagagtcaggacacccgttttaatgtcccatccgaaagaccACACCCTACGCAGTGCAATGTTCCCAAATGTAATCACGGTTTGAAATgcttatgttttagtcaaatgttacatctgtttgggcttcattctgtcaatttgcagtctaaaaatgtttttttattatgttacggCCCCCCGGCCATCCGCTCAAGAAGAAATTGGCCCGtgtctgaatctagttgatgatccctggtttagGGAAATTAGGGATTTTGGTTACAAAACGTTTCAGTCAGATATATATAAGAAACTAAATGGCTGAAATGATGCTTCAGCACGGACAGCGCAATAAACACTTGCTGTGCTGTGGTGCCTTTTGGCTgcagtagggaggagagagagacaacgtgcggcagtcacacaggcactcgctgtctttttttgatttttttttttttacacagtgTGACTATCGGGCTctttcttgagtcatttgtgtgtctagcaggagggtcagagtgtgtgtgtgtgtgctcacctgGTACAGGAGGGTCAGTGGGCTGTGGACTAGAGCAGAGTCAGGAGAGTCTGGACTTCACAGTCCACAAAGTTCTGGAAACGGGGCACCACATCACATCACATAATGAGCCGGCTGAAACAACCACAGTGAACCTCAACACCGGAACTACTACAGCAAAAACACCCGTGGAGAAAATCACAGTCATCTTTAGCCAACACATTACTGCAAATACTGATACACACTGGCAGACGGTACTGTCTGTCCGCTCAAAGCACTCACACCAACACAATGTAAGCTTCACCAAACACTGTCACCCAGTAGCCATTACCTGACCAGCTGACACAATCCAGACGGTACAAATAGGTCACATCTGCAGAGCTACAGCTATTCCAATCAgttcaaataaaataacatatttggtaatGCATTCTTAACAGTTAGCAAAAGGTAGACAGTCATTCAGAGGAAGTGAGTGTCACCTGGTTGACGAGCCGTGTCCTCTGCTCCCCGGTCCAGTGTGGTGAGGCgtactgggagaggaggagagagcagagtgtTAAAGGTCAGACATACAGGAACACACTAGCATCCTTTTATTCCTCCACTGGGAATATGTGGGAGAAGAACAGGTGGGAGTGTGTTTGCTATGGTACAGTATGTCAGATGTGTGTGGGTGGTCTATGCATCTAGCATATCACCCACGTATATTAGTTTAGTATATTATATTGTTGATGCTGAATGTGTCatgttgtttgtgtgttttcATACCAAATGCCACTAGGACTTCTCCAGGGAACAATAAAGTTATTCAATGAATACGTTCTCTGCCTGTGTTTACCTGGTACGCATAGGCGGTTTGTGAGTAGCTCACGGGCATCTGTGGCATTATGACTCCTTGAAGGCCGTTGTACGAGTAAGGCTGAGAAAAGAGGAACATCAAATATATAAAAGTCTCTTCCCTCAGCGGAAGATTTAAGATGGTCAACTGTCAATCTGGTGTAATTTTAGGAGCACTTGTGTAGTTTTCTTGGGCCATGTTCAGCAGAGCAGAACGTGGTGGAACGTTATGTAGAAAAAACATGCTTCTGATAAGTAGAATAAGGAATCCCATCAGCTCTATTCaggacatttctatctgcaacgttccacAATGTTTGCCTACTGAACACGGTTGGCAGGTTTGGGTTGGTGCACTTTTGGGACCACTATTAGTCCAAAAGTGTGAACTATTTCAAGCCCATCTTCCAACACAGTGTCTGCGTTCTTAAAGGCACcctgggacctggtcaaaagtagtgtactatatagggaatagggtgtaatttgggagaCAACCAGTGGCTTTGGGGTGATGTCAGTGCCATACCTGGATGTAGGGATTGCCCCCGTTGAGTACAGGTGAGGGCTGAGCCACGCCCACAGGAGAGCAGCAGGTGCAGTAGATGTACTGGGAGGGGCTCATCCAGGGGACCTGACCAACCAGTTGAGACGGCATGGAACCTGGGCAgggcaaacaaaaacaaaatgccAGATCTCACAATGCCTAGATGTggtcagctaaccacatcatttGATGTAGCAATTTGCTGTCTGACTGCAGTCGATGACCTGGCACGccaccattggttgatgcaatgcaacTTCTGCAATGTAGTCGACCTGGAACACGTTTAGCCACAACCCAGACTTCAGCAGTGGCAACAGAGTTCAAAAGACAAGGAATAAATAGCCACTACAAACACAGATATCGATGGACAAAATGAACACAAGTGAAGCAACACACACTCACGTGAGATCCTTTCCTTCATGATGGCTGGACCCAGCTTGAGTTTCCGCCCTTTAAAACTGATCTGTTGCTGCAGAGTAAACATGGTGAAGACAAAACACATTAAGCTTGTGAGTAGAACGAAGGTAAAGTTTTAAAGACTTGACTCCATTTAAGATGCGACCACGTTAAAATAAATGGTCTTACTTCAACGATGGTTTGGATGTCGACGTCTTCATTGAAGTAGACAAATCCATATCTACACAAAGAATGACATTGTTCCATATAAGGCAAGGTTTATTTGCATGAATCCAATTGTCTTGACTAAAGCCTACTAATTTGGGACTCACCCTTTGCAGATGCCTCCACGGTAAGTGATGATTTTCACTTCCTTCACAGCGCCAAATCTCGCAAAGAAGTCCCGGATTTCATTCTCATCCACCTAAAAAAAAGGGCAATATGAGCAAGTTAGATGTTGACTTTATTGGATCCATTAGGGAATTATTTTTGGTTTAGGATCAGTTTCATTCCAGTGAACTGGCCAAATGAAGCAGAGACTATCCCATTGAAACATTCTCACCCCCTCCAAAGTACACTTAATCACAGACAAAATAACCTCCCCATATGGAGGAGGCTCTGCATAAtaacaaataaaatcaaagtt encodes the following:
- the LOC121585664 gene encoding deleted in azoospermia-like translates to MDIQKQRNGFQTSPNLKLSNGYILPEGRMTPNTLFVGGIDMKVDENEIRDFFARFGAVKEVKIITYRGGICKGYGFVYFNEDVDIQTIVEQQISFKGRKLKLGPAIMKERISRSMPSQLVGQVPWMSPSQYIYCTCCSPVGVAQPSPVLNGGNPYIQPYSYNGLQGVIMPQMPVSYSQTAYAYQYASPHWTGEQRTRLVNQNFVDCEVQTLLTLL